From the genome of Alicyclobacillus sp. SO9:
ACTCTGGCTCGCCACAGCCATCGCGTTGACCCTTGTAACCGGGCAGTTGGATTTTGGCAGCCAAGTGATTCTCCTAATCTCCTTTGCCTCCAACTGGGGCTTGGCTGCGTCCATTAGCAAACTCATGGCGGCCCATGTACAACTTCACGAGTATAGCGCTCAAATTGAGGAACTCTCGGTCGTCCGCGAGCGCAATCGGATTGCCCGTGATATCCATGATACTCTCGGCCACTCGCTGACATCGCTAGCCGTCCAGCTCGAAACAGCGATGCAGCTCGAAGTGCGCGGCGATAGCCGTCTGCATGAGGAATTGCTGGCGGCGCGTCAGGTGACAAAAGCTTGTCTACGAGAAGTCCGTCACTCCGTCGAAGCACTCCGACCCGGAGATGTCGACGCGCGCTCACTGCACGAGCAATTGCGTAGTCTGGTGTTACAATTTGAAACCACCTGCCCTCAGACGAAGATCACCCTGGATTTCGATGAGTATACGCACCCTGCGGATCCAGAAGTGGGAGTGGCACTGTATCGCTGTGCGCAGGAGGCACTGACGAATATTCGCAAACATGCGAACGCAACGAAGGTGCTGCTGCGTCTTTCAACGAGTGGTGGACGAAAGGATCATGTAGAACTGACCGTACTGGACAATGGCCGCGGGTCCACGCCTACGGACGAACACTCAGTGTCCGGGTTCGGATTGCTGGGCATGGGTGAGCGCATTACACCGCTAGGCGGCACATTGCGGGCCGGTCCTGAATCCGGACACGGATGGCGCGTCGAAGCGGTACTACCACGGAACATTCGAGAGTAAGCAGCTGTCATTGCAAAAGAGTACACAAAGGAGTACACATAGATTTGGAGGAAGGTCTAGTCGTGGAAGAGCCTATCCGCGTGATGATTGTCGATGATCAGCGCCTGCTGCGCGAAGGTTTTCGCAAGCTGATTGAGCTGGAACCCAATCTGGAGGTGAGCGGCGTCGCTGGGAACGGCGAGGAAGCACTGAGAACGGTCGAAAACCTCCAAGCAGATGGAATCGCCCCTGATGTTGTACTGATGGATGTGCGCATGCCGCATATGGATGGTATTGCCGCGACACGGGTCTTCAGAGAGCGTTGGCCCGAGATCCGCATTGTTATCCTTACTACATTTGACGATAGGGAACTTATCCAGGCTGGTTTACAAGCTGGAGCGCTGGGCTATGTGCTTAAAGATATCACTGCGGACCAGCTCGCAACGGCGATTCAAGTGGTGGCACAAGGCCAGGTCCTCCTGCATCCTAGCGTCGCAAGCAAGGTTGTTGCCTCGTTTTCTTCTACATCCACCGAGTCTACGGTAACCAATGCGGTCACCGGGGAATCCGTCGATGGGAGCGAAGTAGCTTCACTGACGGAACGCGAACGGGAGATTCTTGCCTTGCTGGCAGGTGGAGCCTCCAATCGCGAGATCAGTGAGAATCTCTACATAGCGAGTGGTACCGTTAAGAATCACATGAGTAATATCCTGAGTAAGTTAGGTGTGCGCGATCGGACACAGGCAGCCTTGAAAGCAAAGGAACTTGGCTTATTGTAACAAAAACTCGTTGACAAAGGAGACCTTCTGCCGAAAGGCTCCTTACGTTCAATGTGGCAATCACTTTCTGGGGAGCTCGCTTAAGGGGGGGTTCGCTTAAGGGGTGGGGGAGTTCGCTTAAGGATCCTTTTGCTCCCTATTACGATGCGGGCCAGCCAATAGTGATCGATGCGATCACTATCACCAGCCGGCTTCTACAATAGGGATCCCGTTGCGCCTTATTACCTACGCTCCACCTTGCCCCTCTCTGCGGTAGTGATCATTTCGCTCCCTAATGTCTCGGGTGGGGTGGCAATAGGGATCATTGGGATCACAATTGCATCGCCCTTTGCCAAATAGGGATCATTCGAGGCACTAATCGGCTCGACGACGGAGCCGGGGCCCGCCCTTCAGGCACTAACTGGCTCGCTGCCGGAGCCCGGGCCCATCCCGGCAGCCATTCCGTCAGCATCAGACGGCGCGATCGACGAAGAAGATACGCGGTAAAGTTCCTTTTATACGACTTATACCACCGGATTCCCATTGCGCACCATAATATGATGAATTTGGTTCAAAATAAGATGGTACCACTCATGCAGGATCCCGGTTCAAACCACTGCGTTCGCAATCATCCACTCGCTTAAGGATCCTTTTGCTCCCTATCACGATGCTCACCAAGGGATTAGGATCATCGCGATCACTATTCCAATAGGCCGCCTGAAAATAGGGATCCCGTCGCTCACTATTCCCAACGTCCCACCGTGTGCATCCCCATGTTAGTGCCCATTTATGACACTAAGGTTTTGCGCAAGTTGCATTAGGGATCATTGCGATCACTATCGCATTATCACTTCGACGAATAGGGATCTTTCCAGGCACTAACTGCCGCACTGCCTTACTGCTCCACTGACCCAGCCTGGCAGCGTCATCAGCATCCAGTTGAGCCACTCACTGGCTTAAAATGGAGAGATGACGCTATGATTCTTCTCTAAGGAACATCGGAAACAGCCTTGTGTTCGGTAACTCACTTATTTGCTTTCTATCGCTTCATGGGCTCTGTGTTCGTCTTCAACACGCACGTAGATTTCATATTGCGATTGCTTACGGCCCAATCCCGCCTCACGAGGCGACGAACCATAAGTCCCCTTTATCTTTGTCTTGTGGAAAATTCCTGCTGCTCTTAGTTTACCGTTTATTTTCATACAGTCCTTATCATTTAATGCGATACGAATGAGAGTGTATTTTCGCCGAAGATAGAAGCAAAATTCACAACAACACCTCCTCTTCATTCTGCAGAGTATTTTTTAAGCCACCCGCAAGAATCGCTAAGAGTCATAGCATCGTAACAGTTGAACCAAACTCTCAGCCCCGAATACTGTCCATTATGGCTTGTACCCGAACGGCATCTTCAAGACTTGGCAAATGAGCGCTGGATTCTCCTGCAATCGATTTTGCCAGGTCGGTGTACAAGTGCCACTGTGCGTGAACGTATCCCTGGATTTCGGCGGGGAACTCAGACGCGTCCATGGTTTTTTCAAGGAAGACCGGACCGAAGTCTGGTGAAGTGGTTGTCGCAATTTGAATTTGATGTCCTTGGATTCTCAGAGTTCCTTGTTCACCGACGATCTCGATATACGGAGGACGCCCGACACTCGCAATCGTACAATTCACTGCACATGTGACTTCGTTACGAAAGATACAGATAAACGAAAAGCTGTCATCGGCGGTCGTAGGGACCCAGTCAGTTCCACTTTTGCGCAGGGGTACATGATTCATCGTAATTCCTGTGACTGATGCTGCTTCCCCAAACCAATGACACAGCGCATCAATGATATGAGAACCTATTGCCCCCAACATACCGCCGCCTTGTTCCTTCTGCGAATCCCAACCGGCATTAAATTCTTGAATTCTTCCCCATAGTTGCCACACCTCTGACCAGTTTACGTGTAGAATTCTGCCCAATTGCTCTTCTTTCAGAATTCGTTTCACAGCTAGACGTTCAGGGAGATATCTCCATTCAAAATTCATTGACGCTACACGGTCCGTTAATTTAGCCGCCTGCTCCATCGTCTCAGCTTCAGAGAGATTTAATGCAGGGGGCTTCTCACATAACACATGTAATCCAGCCGACAGCGCACTCAAAGTCATGACCTTATGATCAGAGGGTCTCGTTGCAAAAACAACGCATTCAATCGATGCTTCTGCTAACATCTGTCTCCAGTCATCAAACGCGTCGGGTATGTGCAACATAGAGGCTGCTTGCGATGCTCTCTCAGGACGCTGACTCGCAATCGCCACTAAATCAAAATCCGGGTGTCGTTGTAGTATCGGTGCATGCACCTGTGCTCCAAATCCAGTGCCGACAATACCAATACGAATGGACACAACGTCTCCTCCAAATGAATAGATTCAGTCCAGCCCTCTGTCACATAGCTGCCATACAATAATAGGAATGACGGAAGTATAATATTGTATATTTACATGTATACTATAGGGAATCCTTCTCGGAACAACAGCTTTAGCTTCAATAGAGCCGATTTTTATAACTATCCTCAAGCGAATTTGCCACTTGCTTGGTATCCATG
Proteins encoded in this window:
- a CDS encoding sensor histidine kinase yields the protein MTRKQEQTIDTRPLSFGWFLRGAAYCVGGAGYLFGLFLERHTLFSLLLLTVTYGSWILIYHAGRRRSHPAWVIALSCLACASLFVPTQASNVYWLPILPSMTACVTAKAKPRLFVLLTAGTLWLATAIALTLVTGQLDFGSQVILLISFASNWGLAASISKLMAAHVQLHEYSAQIEELSVVRERNRIARDIHDTLGHSLTSLAVQLETAMQLEVRGDSRLHEELLAARQVTKACLREVRHSVEALRPGDVDARSLHEQLRSLVLQFETTCPQTKITLDFDEYTHPADPEVGVALYRCAQEALTNIRKHANATKVLLRLSTSGGRKDHVELTVLDNGRGSTPTDEHSVSGFGLLGMGERITPLGGTLRAGPESGHGWRVEAVLPRNIRE
- a CDS encoding response regulator transcription factor produces the protein MEEPIRVMIVDDQRLLREGFRKLIELEPNLEVSGVAGNGEEALRTVENLQADGIAPDVVLMDVRMPHMDGIAATRVFRERWPEIRIVILTTFDDRELIQAGLQAGALGYVLKDITADQLATAIQVVAQGQVLLHPSVASKVVASFSSTSTESTVTNAVTGESVDGSEVASLTEREREILALLAGGASNREISENLYIASGTVKNHMSNILSKLGVRDRTQAALKAKELGLL
- a CDS encoding Gfo/Idh/MocA family protein, whose protein sequence is MSIRIGIVGTGFGAQVHAPILQRHPDFDLVAIASQRPERASQAASMLHIPDAFDDWRQMLAEASIECVVFATRPSDHKVMTLSALSAGLHVLCEKPPALNLSEAETMEQAAKLTDRVASMNFEWRYLPERLAVKRILKEEQLGRILHVNWSEVWQLWGRIQEFNAGWDSQKEQGGGMLGAIGSHIIDALCHWFGEAASVTGITMNHVPLRKSGTDWVPTTADDSFSFICIFRNEVTCAVNCTIASVGRPPYIEIVGEQGTLRIQGHQIQIATTTSPDFGPVFLEKTMDASEFPAEIQGYVHAQWHLYTDLAKSIAGESSAHLPSLEDAVRVQAIMDSIRG